In the Colletotrichum lupini chromosome 1, complete sequence genome, one interval contains:
- a CDS encoding calpain family cysteine protease, whose translation MRGRTRELSLSATLLNMATYGDPPPPVPPIPPATKRSKKSPQETLSDFWDKFHSKYPGKVTSIFPRALYTSLLPAFQEKGASSTRNAQESYDAAARECREKFTDPDFDIERDPRKNCLNGLIRDGDQGTGGSGAAGDVPYVSSWDVKNSLDTLNAAQILGPSSTIPIDPTAVSRFLGGDSDIWNPFANAAAGKGAKSGSGKVSKRHGVRGSEYYNPGSIHRVDWIFDSPQFTMNGYSSSDIKQGSNGDCWWLAAVATIAHRKDLMEKVCVARDEECGVYGFVFQRDGEWISTVIDDNLYLNESDFDYYGDVYDASGKKARLHRKRHQTGSDALYFARCDDQNETWLPLLEKAYAKVHGDYEAISGGWPGEGVEDMTGGVTSTIATNRVLRKDKLWKELVNSDGEFVFALAAMGTGWDWQKSGLALGHAYSILQSREEVDEDGKKVRLVQIRNPWGERSDGGVGEWNGPWSDGSKEWTPYWLKRMNHTFGDDGVFWMSYQDMLSTFMYIHRTRLFDDKWTVVQQWTSANVSWVTGFLQTKFVVEVKKSGMVVIVLTQLDDRYFHGFEGQYWFELHFVLQQAASTTSVASDESKDGEKKKADAPEPEQICRVRPVHKWENRSVSCEVDLEPGIYEVLPKITAVRNSEGDVSTIKPVEEVVKEYAERNPQKLRQVGLQYDIAHAKGGVRNEDELVEKKKLEAKQKKESKKAKKRRKQKKALGIAAKALEDSAKVVSDLANEGKKTEEKKDTKDAVGKEGKKSEDKDQKKEGDSIAIKIAIKESAQPTEAEKPANVNTSKPGDGPTQEPKKDDEKEPKENKTEEKKPESDESEKKSEESKPAEETPIAESKAEDVADETPVEQAPAEEEEVSDSDSDAESTVLDDEEELTGSPWNAVCVLGLRVYARDPEVSIRLVKPSDAEEASSLIVDGEAAGATA comes from the exons ATGCGCGGTCGTACACGGGAACTATCGCTG TCAGCGACGCTGCTCAATATGGCGACGTACGGCgatccaccaccaccagtACCTCCCATTCCTCCAGCAACGAAGCGCTCGAAGAAGAGTCCCCAGGAAACCTTGTCTGACTTCTGGGACAAATTTCACTCAAAATACCCGGGGAAGGTGACATCCATCTTCCCTCGCGCCCTCTACACATCCCTCCTCCCTGCTTTCCAGGAGAAGGGGGCATCTTCCACCCGCAATGCGCAGGAGTCATATGACGCGGCCGCTCGCGAGTGCCGAGAGAAG TTCACCGACCCCGACTTCGACATTGAGCGTGATCCTAGGAAGAACTGTCTTAACGGTCTTATCCGTGACGGGGACCAGGGTACTGGCGGAAGTGGCGCCGCGGGAGATGTGCCGTATGTGAGCAGCTGGGATGTGAAGAACAGCCTCGATACACTTAACGCCGCGCAGATCTTGGGTCCTAGCTCTACTATCCCCATCGATCCCACGGCGGTGAGCCGTTTTCTTGGGGGCGACAGTGACATCTGGAATCCCTTTGCCAATGCAGCTGCCGGTAAGGGAGCCAAGTCGGGATCTGGCAAAGTCTCGAAGCGTCATGGCGTCCGAGGAAGCGAGTATTACAACCCTGGTTCAATCCACCGCGTTGACTGGATCTTTGATTCGCCGCAATTCACGATGAACGGCTACTCGTCTTCCGATATCAAGCAAGGTTCCAACGGTGACTGCTGGTGGCTCGCCGCGGTTGCCACCATTGCGCACCGGAAAGACCTCATGGAGAAAGTCTGCGTTGCTCGCGACGAAGAGTGTGGCGTCTACGGTTTTGTCTTTCAGCGCGATGGCGAGTGGATTTCGACAGTCATTGACGACAATCTCTACCTCAACGAGTCAGACTTTGACTACTATGGAGACGTCTACGATGCTAGTGGCAAGAAGGCCCGCCTACATAGGAAGAGGCACCAGACGGGCTCTGATGCTCTCTACTTTGCTCGCTGCGATGATCAGAATGAGACGTGGTTGCCGCTTCTCGAGAAGGCATACGCCAAGGTTCATGGTGACTATGAGGCCATCTCGGGTGGCTGGCCCGGCGAGGGAGTTGAGGACATGACAGGTGGCGTAACCTCAACAATCGCAACTAACCGCGTGTTGAGAAAGGACAAGTTGTGGAAAGAGCTTGTAAATTCTGACGGAGAGTTTGTCTTCGCCCTTGCTGCCATGGGGACTGGGTGGGACTGGCAGAAGAGCGGCCTGGCGTTGGGGCACGCATACTCCATTCTTCAGTCACGAGAGGAGGTTGACGAGGACGGCAAGAAGGTTCGCCTCGTTCAGATCCG GAACCCTTGGGGCGAACGATCCGATGGTGGTGTCGGCGAATGGAACGGGCCGTGGTCCGACGGCTCCAAAGAATGGACCCCGTACTGGCTTAAACGCATGAATCACACCTTTGGCGATGATGGCGTCTTCTGGATGTCGTACCAGGATATGCTCTCGACCTTTATGTACATCCACCGCACGCGCCTGTTTGACGACAAGTGGACCGTCGTGCAACAGTGGACCTCCGCCAATGTATCTTGGGTAACAGGTTTCCTCCAGACCAAGTTCGTTGTGGAGGTCAAGAAGTCGGGCATGGTCGTGATTGTCCTGACGCAGCTCGACGACCGCTACTTCCACGGATTTGAGGGACAGTACTGGTTCGAACTACACTTCGTCCTTCAGCAAGCTGCTTCTACAACCTCTGTGGCCAGCGATGAGTCCAAAGAtggagagaagaaaaaggCGGATGCCCCTGAGCCAGAGCAGATTTGCCGCGTCCGACCTGTGCACAAATGGGAGAATCGCTCGGTGAGCTGCGAGGTCGACCTAGAGCCAGGCATCTACGAGGTTCTGCCTAAGATTACAGCCGTTCGCAACAGCGAAGGCGACGTTAGCACAATCAAGCCTGTTGAGGAAGTAGTCAAGGAGTATGCCGAACGCAACCCGCAGAAATTGCGACAGGTAGGCTTGCAGTACGATATCGCTCACGCCAAGGGTGGTGTTCGGAACGAGGACGAGCTCgtagagaagaagaagcttgAAGCGAAGCAGAAGAAGGAGAGCAAGAAAgcaaagaaaagaagaaagcAGAAAAAGGCGCTCGGTATAGCGGCGAAGGCGCTTGAGGATTCCGCCAAGGTTGTGTCTGACCTCGCGAATGAGGGCAAGAAGACTGAGGAAAAGAAGGATACCAAGGACGCTGTCGGGAAGGAAGGGAAGAAGTCCGAAGACAAGGATCAAAAGAAGGAGGGCGATTCGATTGCAATCAAAATCGCAATTAAGGAGTCAGCTCAGCCCACTGAGGCAGAGAAGCCGGCGAACGTAAATACGTCAAAGCCTGGCGATGGCCCGACCCAGGAGCCAAAGAAGGATGATGAGAAGGAGCCTAAGGAGAACAAAACTGAAGAGAAGAAACCCGAAAGCGATGAGAGCGAGAAGAAGTCTGAGGAGTCAAAACCAGCCGAGGAGACTCCCATCGCTGAATCTAAAGCCGAAGACGTCGCTGATGAGACGCCTGTTGAGCAAGCGCCGgctgaggaggaagaggtttCTGATTCAGACTCTGATGCTGAATCCACTGTCTTGGATGACGAAGAGGAGCTGACTGGATCTCCATGGAACGCTGTCTGTGTCTTGGGCCTGCGTGTCTATGCCCGGGACCCCGAGGTCTCCATTAGGCTCGTCAAGCCGAGTGATGCCGAGGAGGCCTCAAGCTTGATTGTTGATGGCGAGGCTGCTGGTGCCACTGCTTGA
- a CDS encoding NPP1 domain-containing protein → MKLSMLQPSLGCLFIHGALSSVLPRGNDDYAGHPTLGHDKIVPLTQSASTGFEGQLELRFNPFLYVSGGCDPYPAVDATGNLGEGLRPTGGGRSGCDAGGTAQVYVRGGQSQDRTGIMFSYYMPKVRWGKGNNEGHRHYWASVVVWLNQFGCGEDASSVSAVGVSFTTDHLVWDTAPAGKISYASSGVGVDTLTHPKMQIHDNAFSPFTGADGDKVFERTVVSWFSLPAAAQKALSDVKYEKTQVPFTDANFQAHLDAAYRESFYGGLTDQQGCFGQEAGPSVKEDPISDSPPKDKEPAGAPPPSGEKGPTDAQ, encoded by the exons ATGAAGCTCAGCATGTTGCAGCCATCGCTTGGCTGTCTCTTCATTCATGGCGCATTGTCCTCTGTCCTTCCACGAGGCAATGATGATTATGCCGGGCATCCGACACTGGGCCACGATAAGATCGTCCCGCTCACCCAGAGCGCCTCGACAGGATTTGAAGGACAATTAGAGCTTCGATTTAATCCGTTCCTCTATGTTTCAGGCGGCTGTGATCCGTATCCCGCTGTTGATGCCACCGGCAATCTTGG AGAAGGTCTGAGGCCGACTGGAGGTGGCAGAAGCGGATGTGATGCTGGAGGCACTGCCCAAGTCTATGTCAGAGGTGGACAAAGTCAGGATCGTACTGGTATCATGTTTTCCTACTACATGCCCAAGGTCCGCTGGGGTAAGGGCAACAACGAAGGTCATAGACACTACTGGGCCAGTGTTGTAGTCTGGTTGAACCAGTTTGGCTGCGGGGAAGACGCCTCATCCGTGTCGGCTGTGGGTGTGTCATTTACGACCGATCATCTTGTCTGGGATACTGCACCAGCGGGCAAAATCTCGTACGCTTCCTCGGGAGTCGGCGTGGATACGCTGACACACCCCAAAATGCAGATTCACGACAACGCCTTCTCCCCATTTACGGGTGCTGATGGAGACAAGGTGTTTGAGCGCACAGTCGTCAGCTGGTTCTCTCTTCCCGCGGCTGCGCAGAAAGCTTTGTCGGATGTCAAATACGAAAAGACTCAAGTGCCATTCACCGACGCCAACTTCCAGGCTCACCTGGACGCCGCATACCGAGAAAGCTTTTACGGCGGTCTTACAGACCAGCAGGGATGCTTCGGTCAAGAGGCTGGACCCAGTGTGAAAGAGGATCCGATCAGCGATTCGCCTCCTAAGGACAAGGAGCCAGCTGGTGCTCCGCCTCCAAGCGGCGAGAAGGGGCCTACAGATGCGCAGTGA
- a CDS encoding C6 zinc finger protein, giving the protein MALEVLEQVGTNWLTNEDTTYLHFQYDVSFYAVIPNPDHSVPDSHSAIRTGSTSSALVLPRRNCTFGRAGPVSILGEFSSDITCQPYLTTELCLVQFELDFSRKSCDLLVLAAKFSIRGALHFSNDSAFELQDLVARCNSIMKLQVNKSSKPFEASFCYVTFPRIRIVQVYQNHGLGGEFFGAMTARFSHFPSLVNLVTMRFLLSTTIFGLLLFLSGFVHSAATDIDALSLAERSGTSELVRRGWKFKSIFKGKSSKGSSSAQPEQEVESESDNEEQTAAADLSDAEDGRVPDITKRGYIFQAHRRSDSVRVDVGVMIPSPQDWKPDIFWSVDDMAVYPSENEIRVFNAINEADPTPEPRKCRFRTIMMATWKEYSNKYVSELEYVSFASITNEDALESIKQAYLWMDRSQDAGEPNELQIDKTEEGTDERKAFNWLVNQNPLGRAVRGIPSTFTAMEDKEIDRVDLWTNLTQLRVCNLTDFFLNYSLDDLLDPTDFQLRQPSIFIHSDKSFRPFLISPASQHPNYHEHPKHLAYTFCLIHSEILWTSLFIVGWPELCLYWLARIGPLSPRRRTMKEHPNYYLQTPEFLLLRTHACRRRCVACPVIASTERLAKWGRGLRVSISSIGTQIRKVKCDETKPTCNRCAATGRQCDGYSPAPSSTNKSQLRRYRPHHVFPGADGVGEGRALQFFCEVAGPYMSGAVDPHFWPKLVMQFTSFEPAARHSVIAISTLCERLQFQEDMDEEILLKDDLYALQHYNTAIHDLRTMTSPERSPVILLVCLLFITIEFLQVNREETVKHLKHGFQLLKSTIRDYAWTKEHLLPLFRRLSIYAFLHATDPRDFPNLEGLEHPIPSSFSTFYDAQRMVDDIFSRTMRLVRHGDPYRIYPEEHQIVPPDLLDEQASLASSLDQWKILFDAFEARPASPPSEPVPGQETLTTALRYVIVSRYECCRIWLNTAFGDKEYDYDSHLAVFKAMSTEAGIVDPEVLATFEGSPYFTFDTGYLPSISLIATRCLPRENMCLLAQAGDCLCEALPASLRDLSRLEIAESSNT; this is encoded by the exons ATGGCATTAGAGGTACTGGAGCAAGTTGGCACAAACTGGCTCACGAACGAGGATACTACT TACCTACAT TTCCAATACGACGTGAGCTTCTATGCGGTGATTCCGAATCCAGACCACTCCGTACCTGACTCTC ACTCGGCAATCCGTACGGGATCTACAAGTTCTGCCTTGGTACTCCCAAGAAGAAATTGCACCTTCGGTCGAGCCGGCCCCGTGTCCATCCTCGGCGAGTTCTCTAGTGATATAACTTGCCAGCCTTACCTGACTACCGAGTTGTGTTTAGTTCAATTT GAATTAGACTTTTCTAGAAAAAGCTGTGACCTGTTGGTCCTCGCTGCCAAGTTCTCAATACGAGGCGCCCTGCACTTCTCGAATGAC TCTGCTTTTGAGCTACAAGATCTAGTAGCAAGATGCAACTCCATCATGAAGCTTCAGGTCAACAAGTCTTCTAAGCCGTT TGAGGCAAGTTTCTGTTACGTGACTTTCCCCAGGATCAGAATCGTGCAAGTGTACCAAAACCATGGTCTTGGAGGCGAATTTTTCGGAGCAATGACTGCTAG ATTTTCACACTTTCCTTCTCTTGTAAATCTCGTCACTATGCGCTTCTTACTTTCGACTACCATCTTTGGCCTCCTTCTCTTCTTGAGTGGCTTTGTCCACAGCGCTGCAACGGACATTGATGCACTGTCGCTAGCAGAGCGTTCAGGTACCTCTGAACTCGTCCGTCGCGGATGGAAGTTCAAGAGCATCTTTAAAGGCAAGAGCAGCAAAGGTTCTAGCTCAGCCCAGCCAGAACAAGAAGTCGAGTCCGAATCAGACAATGAAGAGCAAACGGCTGCAGCCGATCTAAGCGACGCCGAAGATGGCCGTGTGCCTGATATCACAAAGAGAGGCTACATCTTCCAAGCCCACCGCCGTTCGGACTCTGTGAGGGTCGATGTCGGCGTCATGATTCCTTCGCCCCAGGACTGGAAGCCCGACATATTCTGGAGCGTGGATGACATGGCTGTGTATCCAAGCGAGAACGAAATCAGAGTGTTCAACGCGATCAACGAAGCCGACCCCACGCCGGAGCCGCGCAAATGTCGTTTCCGGACCATCATGATGGCCACTTGGAAGGAATACTCGAACAAATACGTCTCGGAGCTCGAATATGTTAGCTTTGCCAGCATCACGAACGAAGACGCACTAGAGTCGATCAAGCAGGCATACTTGTGGATGGATAGAAGCCAGGATGCGGGCGAACCAAATGAACTCCAGATCGACAAGACTGAGGAGGGAACCGATGAGCGGAAGGCATTCAACTGGCTCGTGAACCAGAATCCGCTTGGCCGCGCTGTTCGAGGCATTCCGTCAACCTTCACCGCGATGGAGGATAAGGAAATTGACCGCGTGGATCTCTGGACCA ACTTGACTCAGCTCAGGGTATGCAATCTCACCGACTTCTTTCTGAATTATTCGTTGGACGACCTTCTCGATCCGACGGATTTCCAGCTTCGTCAACCTTCGATTTTCAT CCACTCCGACAAATCCTTCAGGCCGTTTCTT ATCAGCCCTGCATCCCAACACCCCAATTATCACGAACATCCAAAACATTTAGCATATACTTTTTGTCTCATTCACTCCGAAA TACTTTGGACGTCGCTCTTCATTGTTGGCTGGCCTGAGCTATGCTTATATTGGTTGGCTCGCATTGGACCCCTGTCGCCCCGCAGACGCACCATGAAGGAACATCCGAATTATTATCTCCAGACGCCAGAATTCCTTCTTCTCCGCACACACGCCTGCCGTCGCCGATGT GTGGCTTGCCCCGTTATCGCTTCGACGGAGAGGCTGGCCAAGTGGGGTCGTGGCCTTAG AGTGTCCATTTCATCGATCGGTACACA GATACGCAAAGTGAAGTGTGACGAGACCAAGCCAACCTGCAATCGCTGCGCAGCCACCGGCCGCCAGTGTGATGGCTACAGTCCGGCGCCCTCGTCAACAAACAAATCCCAACTTCGCCGCTACCGACCGCACCATGTCTTTCCGGGAGCAGACGGGGTCGGGGAGGGCAGAGCCTTGCAGTTTTTCTGCGAGGTAGCCGGTCCTTACATGTCGGGTGCCGTGGACCCTCATTTCTGGCCTAAACTGGTAATGCAGTTCACCAGCTTCGAGCCTGCCGCGCGCCACTCTGTCATTGCCATCAGTACCCTCTGTGAACGTCTACAATTCCAGGAGGACATGGATGAAGAGATCCTCTTGAAGGACGATCTTTACGCCTTGCAACATTATAACACAGCTATCCATGACCTCAGGACTATGACCTCCCCTGAGCGAAGTCCTGTCATACTGCTGGTGTGTCTGCTGTTTATCACTATTGAATTCCTACAAGTCAACCGTGAAGAGACGGTAAAGCACTTGAAACACGGATTCCAGCTTCTGAAAAGCACAATCAGGGACTATGCCTGGACTAAGGAACACTTGCTGCCTCTGTTTCGACGATTGAGCATCTACGCTTTCCTGCACGCGACCGATCCTAGAGACTTTCCCAATCTGGAAGGTCTCGAGCATCCGATTCCCAGCAGCTTTTCAACATTTTATGACGCCCAAAGAATGGTTGACGACATATTCAGCCGCACCATGCGGTTGGTGCGGCATGGCGACCCTTATAGAATATACCCGGAAGAACACCAAATTGTGCCGCCTGACCTACTCGATGAGCAAGCCAGTCTTGCGTCATCACTAGATCAGTGGAAGATACTGTTTGATGCATTTGAAGCCCGGCCCGCATCACCACCGAGCGAGCCTGTTCCCGGGCAAGAGACTCTAACAACGGCGTTACGATACGTCATTGTGTCACGATATGAGTGTTGCAGAATATGGCTGAACACGGCGTTTGGTGACAAAGAATACGACTACGACAGTCACTTGGCTGTATTCAAAGCGATGTCCACAGAAGCAGGGATAGTAGATCCGGAGGTCCTTGCGACTTTTGAAGGGTCTCCTTATTTCACATTCGACACCGGCTACCTTCCTTCAATCTCACTAATTGCAACGAGAT GCCTCCCAAGAGAGAATATGTGTCTGCTAGCCCAGGCCGGAGATTGTCTGTGCGAAGCGTTACCAGCATCTTTACGGGACCTTAGTCGACTGGAGATTGCGGAGTCCAGTAATACTTGA